GTATTGTGGTGCGCCCAGATGAGGGTGAGCCCACGGAATACCTGTTGCCCAAGGAACGCCATATTTCGGTTCGCGAAGGTGAATTTGTCGAAAAGGGTGATTACCTGATGGATGGTAATCCTGTTCCCCATGATATCTTGCGGGTTTTGGGTGTCGAGGCTTTGGCCGCGTACCTGGTTCGGGAAATTCAGGATGTTTATCGGCTTCAGGGTGTGCGCATCAGCGACAAGCACATCGAGGTGATTATCCGCCAGATGCTGCAAAAGGTTGAGGTCGGTGATCCGGGTGAAACAACCTATTTAACGGGTGAAACCATTGATCGGCTTGAATTTGAGGCTGTTAATGCCAAGGCCAAGGCTGATGGCTTTAAACAGGCCAGTGCCGAACCTGTGCTTCAGGGCATAACCAAGGCATCTCTTGCGACCAGTTCGTTTATTTCTGCGGCTTCTTTCCAGGAAACCACACGGGTTCTGACCGAAGCAGCCGTATCAGGCAAGGTTGATCGCCTGATTGGCCTTAAGGAAAACGTCATTGTCGGGCGTCTTATCCCGGCAGGGACAGGGGCTGTGATGAACCAGTTCAAGCAGATCGCCTCAGGTCGAGACCGTGAAATGGCGGCAATTGACGCCAAAAAGGCCGTAATTGAGGGTGAAGTAAGTGAAGAAGGCGAGGGTGAACAGCAAAGCGCCTAAGGGGGGCCGGGCTGGGTTTGAGCAGGGGGAATAAAAACCTGCTTTAAGCCCGGTTTTTGGGAAATAAGCGGTTGACGTCTGATTGTCCCGAAACTAGTATGCGCGCTCCGTTGGGGGGCCGGTGGTAGGATACGTTATCCTAGACGCGGCCTCAAAGTTTGACGAAATACCGGTGCTGTTTTTTGATGGTGCCACATTATGAGCTGGTGACGAATGGCTCGCAGGGTTCTGCACATTCGTTTGTTATTTAATTTCAAAACCTTATCCCTTTCCGGGGATAGCTCCGGAAGGGCTGTGTTGTGAGGTTTTGTCGTTTAGGATTTGGAAGGTAGAGATGCCAACGATCAATCAATTGATCCGCAAGCCACGCCGCAAGCCTGTTGCCCGCAACAAGGTTCCGGCAATGGAAGCGTGCCCGCAAAAGCGTGGTGTATGTACCCGCGTCTATACCACTACTCCGAAAAAGCCGAACTCGGCGCTCAGAAAGGTCGCTCGCGTCCGTCTGACCAATGGTTTTGAAGTAACCAGCTATATTCCCGGCGAAGGCCATAACTTGCAGGAACATTCGGTTGTCATGCTTCATGGCGGTCGCGTCAAGGATCTGCCCGGTGTGCGTTATCACGTCATCCGTGGCGTGCTCGACACCCAGGGTGTTGGCGACCGGCGCCAACGTCGTTCCAAATACGGCGCCAAACGGCCCAAGTAGGAGATTCTGGATGTCACGTCGTCACGCAGCTGAAAAGCGCGAAATTCTTCCCGATCCCAAGTTCGGTGATCTTGTGGTCAGCAAATTTATGAATTGCCTGATGCTCGATGGTAGAAAATCCGTCGCAGAAACCATCGTCTATGGTGCCTTTGAAGCGATTTCACAAAAGGCCGGTGGAGACCCTGTAAAGGTTTTCCATGAAGCCCTTGATAATGTGAAGCCGTCCATTGAAGTGCGTTCACGCCGTGTCGGTGGTGCCACCTATCAGGTTCCAATTGAAGTGCGCAATGATCGCCGCCAGGCATTGGCGATCCGGTGGATTATTGATGCCACCCGTGCACGCAATGAAAACACCATGGTTGATCGCCTTGGTAATGAATTAATGGATGCGGCAAACAATCGCGGTAACGCGGTTAAAAAGCGCGAAGACACGCATCGCATGGCGGAGGCCAACAAGGCCTTTTCGCATTATCGTTGGTAGAATAGGGGACGCATCCTTTTAGGGCGCAGAAATCAGGAATAAGACAAATGGCACGCGAAAATCCCCTTAGTAATTACCGTAACATCGGTATCATGGCACACATTGATGCCGGTAAAACGACGACCACTGAGCGGATTCTCTATTACACAGGTCGCTCCTACAAGATTGGTGAAGTGCATGAAGGCACAGCCACCATGGACTGGATGGAGCAGGAACAAGAACGCGGCATCACCATTACCTCCGCTGCGACGACGGCCATGTGGGATGATCATCAGATCAACATCATCGACACCCCGGGTCACGTTGATTTCACTATTGAAGTAGAACGCTCACTGCGCGTCCTTGATGGTGCCGTTGCCGTCTTTGATTCCGTTGCAGGTGTTGAACCACAATCCGAAACAGTCTGGCGCCAGGCCGATAAATATCGGGTACCGCGCATTTGTTTCATCAATAAAATGGATCGCACCGGTGCAGATTTCTATCGCTGTGTTGATATGTTTATTGATCGCCTGGGCGCCAAACCGCTGGTTTTGCAATTGCCCATCGGTTCAGAAGCTGAATTCGTTGGTATTATCGACATCTTGAAAAACAAGGCCATCGTTTGGAAAGACGAAGATCTTGGCGCGGAATTTGAAGAACAAGATGTTCCCGCAGACATGGTTGATCGTGTTGAAGAATATCGTTCAAAGGCAATTGAGACTGCGGTTGAATATGATGATGCCGCCATGGAATTGTACCTTGAAGGCACTGAGCCCAGCATGGATGTCTTGAAGGCCTGTATTCGCAAGGCAACCTGTTCCAACGCTTTGGTCCCTGTTTTCTGTGGTTCTGCATTCAAGAACAAGGGCGTGCAAACTCTGCTTGATGGCGTTGTTGATTACCTGCCTGCCCCAACGGACGTTGAGGCCATTAAGGGAATTCATCCCGATACAGATGAAGAAATATCCCGTGAAAGCAGCGATGATGTACCATTCTCAGCCCTTGCTTTCAAGATCATGACCGATCCGTTTGTTGGCTCTCTGACCTTTGTCCGGGTTTATTCAGGCGTTTTAGAAACAGGCCAGAACATCATAAACACCGTTAAAGGCAAGCGCGAACGTGTTGGCCGTATGTTATTGATGCATGCCAATTCACGCGAAGATGTCAAAGAAACGCGTGCGGGCGAAATTCTGGCCATTGCCGGCCTTAAGGATGTCACCACCGGTGATACCCTTTGTGATCCCGCCCATCCGGTTATTCTTGAACGAATGGAATTCCCGGAACCGGTTATCGAAGTGGCCGTTGAACCAAAGACCAAAGCAGATCAGGAAAAGATGGGCCAAGCCCTTCAGCGCCTTGCGCAGGAAGATCCTTCCTTCCGGGTCACCAGTGATGAAGAAAGTGGCCAGACCATTATTAAGGGCATGGGCGAACTTCATCTTGATATTCTTGTCGATCGCATGCGTCGTGAATTCAAGGTTGATGCCAATGTCGGTGCGCCCCAGGTAGCGTATCGTGAAACCATCACCAAAGAACACATCATTGATTACACCCATAAGAAACAAACCGGTGGTTCAGGTCAATTTGCCCGCATCAAAATGATATTTGAACCTGCAAAAGGTGAGGGCTTTGTTTTTGAAAGCAAAATCACCGGTGGCAACGTGCCAAAAGAATATATTCCAGGTGTTCAAAAAGGCCTGAACAGCGCGAAAGAAACAGGCGTTCTGGTCGGCTTCCCGGCAATTGATTTTAAGATTACCTTGATCGATGGCGCCTATCACGATGTTGACTCCTCAGTCATGGCCTTTGAAATTGCAGCGCGCTCGGCCTTCCGCGAAGCCATGCAAAAAGCTGGCCCCGCACTTCTTGAACCCATTATGAAGGTCGAAGTTGTCACCCCGGAAGATTATATGGGTGATGTTATTGGTGATCTGAATTCCCGCCGGGGCAATGTTTCCGGCATGGAACAACGTGGGAATGCTCACGTAATTTCGGCAATGGTGCCGCTTGCCAACATGTTTGGCTATGTAAACACGCTTCGCTCAATGAGCCAGGGGCGTGCACAATTCACAATGCATTTCGGGCAATACGAACAAGTGCCACAAGCTGTGGCCGACGAAGTTCGCGCGAAATTGGCATAAACCTCGCTACGGAGAAAGAATATGGCGAAGGAAAAATTCGAGCGGTCAAAACCGCACTGTAACATCGGCACCATTGGTCACGTTGATCATGGCAAGACAACACTGACGGCCGCGATTACGAAGGTTCTGGCCGAGAGTGGCGGCGCTGAATTTACGGATTAC
The DNA window shown above is from Rhodospirillales bacterium and carries:
- the rpsG gene encoding 30S ribosomal protein S7, with product MSRRHAAEKREILPDPKFGDLVVSKFMNCLMLDGRKSVAETIVYGAFEAISQKAGGDPVKVFHEALDNVKPSIEVRSRRVGGATYQVPIEVRNDRRQALAIRWIIDATRARNENTMVDRLGNELMDAANNRGNAVKKREDTHRMAEANKAFSHYRW
- the fusA gene encoding elongation factor G, translating into MARENPLSNYRNIGIMAHIDAGKTTTTERILYYTGRSYKIGEVHEGTATMDWMEQEQERGITITSAATTAMWDDHQINIIDTPGHVDFTIEVERSLRVLDGAVAVFDSVAGVEPQSETVWRQADKYRVPRICFINKMDRTGADFYRCVDMFIDRLGAKPLVLQLPIGSEAEFVGIIDILKNKAIVWKDEDLGAEFEEQDVPADMVDRVEEYRSKAIETAVEYDDAAMELYLEGTEPSMDVLKACIRKATCSNALVPVFCGSAFKNKGVQTLLDGVVDYLPAPTDVEAIKGIHPDTDEEISRESSDDVPFSALAFKIMTDPFVGSLTFVRVYSGVLETGQNIINTVKGKRERVGRMLLMHANSREDVKETRAGEILAIAGLKDVTTGDTLCDPAHPVILERMEFPEPVIEVAVEPKTKADQEKMGQALQRLAQEDPSFRVTSDEESGQTIIKGMGELHLDILVDRMRREFKVDANVGAPQVAYRETITKEHIIDYTHKKQTGGSGQFARIKMIFEPAKGEGFVFESKITGGNVPKEYIPGVQKGLNSAKETGVLVGFPAIDFKITLIDGAYHDVDSSVMAFEIAARSAFREAMQKAGPALLEPIMKVEVVTPEDYMGDVIGDLNSRRGNVSGMEQRGNAHVISAMVPLANMFGYVNTLRSMSQGRAQFTMHFGQYEQVPQAVADEVRAKLA
- the tuf gene encoding elongation factor Tu (EF-Tu; promotes GTP-dependent binding of aminoacyl-tRNA to the A-site of ribosomes during protein biosynthesis; when the tRNA anticodon matches the mRNA codon, GTP hydrolysis results; the inactive EF-Tu-GDP leaves the ribosome and release of GDP is promoted by elongation factor Ts; many prokaryotes have two copies of the gene encoding EF-Tu), which codes for MAKEKFERSKPHCNIGTIGHVDHGKTTLTAAITKVLAESGGAEFTDY
- the rpsL gene encoding 30S ribosomal protein S12, which translates into the protein MPTINQLIRKPRRKPVARNKVPAMEACPQKRGVCTRVYTTTPKKPNSALRKVARVRLTNGFEVTSYIPGEGHNLQEHSVVMLHGGRVKDLPGVRYHVIRGVLDTQGVGDRRQRRSKYGAKRPK